aaactaaactaatgcaATTTAAGAAAAAGAGTAGAAACATAACAAGCCCAATTTCTacaattttaatacaaataatttaaattgtagaataaaacaagttaactagatttcaaaatacaatcataattttatcagaaattatttttaatatggaaaGAAAATTGGTGTTTTGGTTGAATATTGACATTTGAAATGTATTACAGTATTGTGGAAATTATTCAACACGCCCCCACGTGTTGGCTAAGATGCTGCCACGTGTTGCACcacgccccccacgtgttgACTTCCCACAAAAAAAATCCACCCATCTATAATTACACCACATTCTCccattttcaacaaaaacaccaatattttttccatacaaaaaaaaaattagcctaattttataaactaaattctcataatagaagcataataaaagtataatgaaaaaaaaattctcaagaacctatttgtccttcaactttatttgtaaaataatgtcaaggacttatttgtccttcgaactttttTCCCCTTCCAACGTGGCACCGTAACGGACACCTGTACACCGTTTCAGCCACGTCAGCCAGTTCTGTTAGGTGTATGAGAGGCAAATAGACGGAAGGACTAAATTGTCCTCCGTTTGTTAAAGTCAGGgacttttttatatttaaattttgtcaggGATGTATTTGTCAAAAGTTTGAAAAGTCAAGGACCTATCTGTCTTTTTCcctaaaaatatttctttctaCTAACTTTACCTTTATACATGttattgttttatttatgaaattcttattatttctctttatatgagttttttttctattatttattattttttttattttttagttttatattgTACACTTTTATAATTGTGGTTCttatgtattatatttattattatctttttataatataatttatagaTCTTATtaggtaaaataaattaaataaaaaaattaactataaataataataataataatagtaaaaaattatactaaaaaagGTACAAAGAGtactaaaaaaattactatATAAAAACACACagaaaaaagtataaaaaaattaaacatatttaaaaaaacataACATTATAATTTAACGTCATGTTCTTTTTGGTAATTatctaaaagtaattttaactaatattatctaaataatatttattttattaaaattaattttggtaGAGTTGCCAAATATAAATTATGTTGACACAAATTCTCTTCtatccaaaattaattttataaaatcacttttattcaAACTCCAGATTAACAAATGCCAATTTAAACACACACTAAATTATTactttattcttatttttatctataaaaaataGACATGAGATATACACTGGTAcactaatataaaatttttaaaaactccacaatataaaataaaaattcagctACTAAATTAGTcattatgtatttataaatatatatatgttatctaatttatttttaatatgtattttatatttaaatttatattctatacaaataactaatttaatacgtaattttttatatacacataatataattgatataaaatataaaaaattctattaataaactataataatattataataatatttttatatatacaattttttttaaatattgaccCAACTTTGATTTTTTGTTGGATATAATCCATTTTGTATGTAATCTAAATTTGTGAGAAACATTACAAGAGGGTCGAAATCGCCAATACATCAAACCCAAATAAAGGGGCGAATTGCAGCtgttccaaaaaataaaaaaatttaccgTGAGAAATAGAGACCCAACTTGAGGAGTATTTTGAAGCATTTAAAGTAAAACGGTAAGAACGCtgaaattcattttttttattttctgtacAAATTACCTCCTTCGTATGTCAAGTCGCCTCCATCATATATCAACTCGCTCCCACCATCTAACATCTATCAATTCGcctctttcattttattttattaaaacaaataaaactccCTACGCCTGTGCAGTAATCAGCCCTCCCGTCTTCCAGCCTTTTTTAACTGTTTTTGGTTAGTCCACAGCGATTTGTGCCTCTGTCCAATATTCGAGTAAAACACCAATTCACCTTATAAAATAGAGAATAACACTAAAAGCActccaatattaaaaaaatgagcctatatatatacatttaatTACGGAATTCtatcttaacaaaaataattattttttatctcttttatttttttgaatctTCTTTGTCTGATTCTTGTGTTTCGTGAACGATCCGTTTCATCAATCAACATTCTCTTCTGTCTTCACCTTTGGCGCCCGCCGAAGCCTTCTCCCCCATCATTGGCGATTATCTTCTTCTCTAATCCCTGTCTTGTTCCAATTGCATATTCTATTTAAACTTTGCaccactttttttttatttttccatctATTCGGATTAGAACTTAGAAGACAAAAGCATTTCACagtttgtttaaattttaaaactttaagTGGATCTGTGCCAATTGCTATTTTTGATATTTGTTCTCCCTTACTTTACTCTTTTCATTGTcctaatttatattaaaaacagaatctttagTTCAATCGAAACCGTGATTATGGCTAATGATATTTGTTTCAAGTGTCCAATATTGTGATTAATGCAAATTTGTTGTGAGCAGGAGAGTGAGAAGAGCAAAAAGGGGGCAAATAATTTCAAATGGAATTAGCTGATAGAGCAGTTGGATTTCTACTAACTTAGCTCATCAATATTCACTTATTATACATTCTGGGTTTAATCTTGGTTAGTACTATTACCTAACtcatataattaaaatcaagTTACCTTGCTATTATTGCCTTCAAAATTTCAACTTGCTAGTAGGAGTAGCTTGTGTCTTGATGTTTACTTTTGGTGTTTAATTTTCAGCCATTTGTAGATGGTGATCACTTTGTGCACAAGTATTTCTTGCCTCAAGAGTATGCCATACTAATACCGGTTTCAGCTGGTGTTGCAATTCTTTGCTTCTTGTGCATATTTATTGGATTGGTCATGCTCAAATCAAGAAAGAAGAAGCCTTAATTGTTGTATGTTTTGGAGGTTATTTAGTTGTCCTTTTTAATGTAACTAGTGTTCTTTTTTGTGAAGGCAATTAGTgtttttttatcataaaatgagaataaatttaTTGCTTTATAACTTATAAGAGTTCAATGTTATTATCCTATGACTATGAGTGTTCAAAATAGAGAAGTACATCAAGATCATTTTTtttgcaaaaaaataaaaaaagaaaacttaAGATGTGCTTGTGtgttgagattttggagaaGGGAAGATATTGAAGTGAAAAGTTTGACAAGTAAAGTAGAATCATAGTCACCCTTCAAACCATTCACTTTTGTCCCTTCTCCCAGACCTTAATTTACAAACAACCCTCTAAGAGTATATTTTCATTGAGGGGGTAAAAATGTGGTGAAGGTTTTCATGGATGAGCTATGTGTAACTTTTTGCATCAATATTATCCATGAAAATATACTTTATGTTAACAACTTTTAGAAGCAAAATGTTGCCAACCGTAGAGATTTTGGGGAGGAATTAAGTGAgagaacataagatgagaagacaccacatccaactcaaaatCTTAAGATGTCAAGTTAatgggtctctcatcttataaacttcTCACTCTTCCTTGCTTTTTTTGATTGAGATTAACTTCAACACTTCTCACACTTGCAATACTAATACAAAAGTCACCTCAATTGCCGTAGCTGAGGGTACAGAAACACTTGAAGTTTTGAAGTAGGTTTTCCTTGCAATTCAAGAATTATGTTTCTGATGGATGTTAGCTATTTGGTGGTatctgataaaccccatttttagggcttatcttatgcttgatttaggggattttataaccctTTACCCATATTTatgcaatgaaatagcatggttttgtatattctcctttaattgtgcttaagagtgaaaacatgctttttaggtcttaaaataaataaatttaattcaccttgattccattagatgccttgatatgtttgttaagtgatttaaggtttaggaggcaaagattgaatcaagggaatgaagaaagaagcatgaaaagttggagaactcatgaagaaatgaaagaaccggaaagctgtcaagccgacctcttcgcacttaaacgaccataacttgagctacagaggtccaaatgatgcggttccagttaggttagaaagctaacatttggggattcgaaacgatataagatttgccatagttgctacacatatggtggcgcgcacgcgcatagtacgcgcacgcgcagttgctgccacctggttcacttaaaacAAAAcatggccagcgaattctaaagccttgtgggcccaatccaactcatttctgatgctatttaacccaaggaatgaagaggaaaatacatgttagttaccattagttcaTTTACAcatattaggattagtttagaagtagtttctagagagagaagctctcacttctctctaggattaggattagtattagttcttagatctaggttttaatctttgctttcttctacttctacctttcaattctttgttgttacattcatcttcctctattcttttgttgtaacttcctttatgttgttcttatactttgttgtagatccacttttgttccttcctttctctttcaattcaattcaaggtaaatcataataattgtgttccttttgatttgtgttgttaattcctttcaataattgttgttagattttgttcttgttgttgatttactatgttttccttttatgccttccaagtgtttgatgaaatgcttggttggattttagagtaggattttatactcttggcttggaaaggtaacttaggacctcttgagttactaatgtccaagtgattgatgattgggagccattgactctagttctcactaattgaattagtggagagttaggacttatggactaggattgatatagctcatttgactttcctttactactagttagaggatgatttaatgagattaatccttgccaattctcatattgtggttagtgattaggatagagatccttgaccaccaacccttgccaagacctttttagccattagtttacttttttgccatttatctttcatgtttcttatcaaaaccccaaaataactcataaccaataacaagacactttattgtaattcctagggagaacgacctaaggtttgaatacttcggtttataaaattaggggtttgttacttgtgacaaacaatcttttgtatgaaagggttattgttggtttagaaactatactttacaacgaaattttattagtgaaattctaaaccgtcaaaaatccaatcatcagtaTCCTGATATAATTTGCTTGGAATAACATGGGTTGTTTGATTTGGAATTATATATTCTTATTCTCTCTTCTTTATCACTATTTAAAGTTTCAGTGGTTTCTCGCAGAAAAAGTTTTTATTAGCTATTTACATGATTTTATTGCTTGTGCTCTTCTTCTTGGGCATGCTGAATAAGTTATATTTAGGTGAACAATATGATTTAATTTTCCGATGCTTGTGAGTAGGGGTGGCAACATATACCCTATCTGCGGGTATCCAATTCGATCCCATCCGATCGGGTAGGGTTGTCAATCCGATCTGcagcgggtagggtagggtacggGTTGGATTCTCGTGCAGGTCGGGTAGGGTGTGAGTTGAGCCTCAACCCTACCCGACCAACCCACaccctatatatgtatatgttatatatttatataaaaatatgtttcaaGTGGATGTTGAATCAAAGACCTCTCACTAAATGTAAAAGATCCTTAGCCACTAAAAAAAgatcattaattgataatttaatattttttttacataaaagtcagttctattttaaattatcatgaagttatataataattttgcaTCTTTTTTATAACCCGCGGGTAAGGTCGGGTACTCGCAGGTTGAGAGCGGGTAGAGTTAGGGTTGGAATATTCTCAACCCGTAGGTAGGATATGATtgagtttatataaaaatctcaacccgcgagtagggttagggttagcttcaaaccctaccctaccctacccgttGCGACCCCTACTTGTGAGGAGCCGCCGGTTGCCTTTTCATCGCTCTTTTCGCCTCTCTCTCCATTACAAGCCTTCATGCATTCACCAACTCCATGACCATAACATGAACATGAATCACAACATATTCAATGGCATACTTAAtatcattaataataatatttctaGTGAAACCAACTTTGATTGGTTGAGTGATCAACTCACTCGTTCGCTTAAACAAGTGTTGAGAGTTCGAATCCTGCATTGTGCATGCAGTAATCCATTGGACAGCGATAGACCTTTAAATAGAGATCAGATCCGCAACTGATTAGTTCTTGACCTGTCAAAATAGAAAATACCGTAAACAaccaaaaaaccaaaaaaatatttttagtgacaaacaatccTAAATCAATTTGGGAACAAACACTGGCATACTTTCCCCCTTCCGCCAATTTGGTTGCCAAGTCTACCTTTGATGGGTTTACTTATTGCCATTGTAACACATAGCCTAGTTTGAGTAAGCAGCTTAATTAAGTTCTTTTTGAAAATATAgcttaaacaataaatatttatattaaaaataatttataaataagttattttgtatttggttttttaattctaaaagtatctattttaatagaaaaatgataaaaatctttttattatgagagaagtcatttttttaatttctttataaatactaaaataattttttaaaaaaatacaatttaattttaaaattgtaccagatattaatattatactttttcataacttaaaaaaaaaatcacttatCAAGTTATTCAAACGAACCCATATTATAGCTCCCTCTTGGTAACACCAAATAGGCAAACTTGTGATTGTGGGTTTGTGACCCATATTAACGTAGAACCAAAGGAGTTCTCGCTGGTTCTGTAAACATCACTCCGGAGGTACAAGATCGTTTTGCTTTCTTTTTACCGGtgtaaaaaactaaaaataatagtttaatttatttttgggCTTTTTTTATTCGGTCAAATAGATGAGATaattctccatttttttttgGGTCAAGTACCCCTTAAACACACATCCCTTTCCTTTTCTAATAGATTCCATATATCAACTTTCTAAACATATCTAGGATTTGAATCCAGGGCACTTTTTAGCAAGGGAAATATAGTTGCCACTAAGCCAAACCTTGTGGTGCCATAACCCTCAACTTTAAACACTACAAACTTACCCATACCTCACTCACGCACACAATATTTAAAGGTTTAGGGTTCCATCACTCAGACACATAATACTTAAAAGACTGTTTGGCCTAGCCATGTTTCAAACTTAGATGCACTTGTTGGCTTGTTGTAAGGCTTATATGATGACCACTAGCTTCGTAAAAAAAACATGCTTGTTATTTTTGGGCTCTTTATTTTGCTTTGCTCGCCCTTGAGAAATGGTTTGGTCAGTTATTAAGCTTGTAAGGAAAACTAGCCCAAAATAATGGGCctgagaaaagaagaaaacatgACCCGAAGCCCAAATTAAGGTTAAGGTTGCAGTGGcagaggaagaaagaagaatacAAAGAGAAACAAGAGCGCCATTCAGTCGAAGAAGAGCAATCGTAAGAATGGGATCGAGAACACAGAGATGGAGCGAGCTGGAGGAGGACGACGAGAACCTCGACTTTCTTCTGCCGCCAAAGCAGGTCATAGGCCCCGACCAGAACGGTATCAAGAAGGTCATCGAATACAAGTTCTCCGAAGACGGCAGCAAGGTTAAGATCACCACCACAACACGCACCCGTAAGCTCGCCAACGCTCGCCTCAGCAAGCGCGCCATCGAGCGTCGCTCATGGCCTAAGTTCGGCGACGCCATCCACGAAGACGTCGGTAGCAGGCTCACCATGGTCTCCACCGAAGAGATCCTCCTCGAGCGCCCTAAGCCCCTTGGTCAGTATTTTCTCACTCTATTTTCCAGCGGTTTTAGATTAGTCTGAATAATGTCAGACATAAATATTGTTTCGAGATGTGTTAATTGATGATTTTACGATGAATAAGGACTGTGACCTTGTGAGTATAGCGTAATTTGGTGTTTTACTCTAAGAAAGTACAGTGACCAACTTTTCGTTGGCCAATACTAACCAATTTTAGGgtttagaatttataatttaggtTACAGGTAAGGGGTTTATGATTTAGGGTATAGAATTTATgatataaaataatttgaaaaaagtTGGTTCCCCAGCATTATTCGAATTCCATGTGTGGTGCCATGGCTTTTTtgtatttctaattttctaCCATCTAGCATATCCCACTGAACAAGACATAGTTGTTTTTGTTGTTGATTGTGATGTAGGGTGCAATCCAAATTGTTTGTGCCTGCAGTCAAATTGAAGTTTTGATCcctctttaatttatttttttctcttctgGTATTGGCATTTGAATGAATGTGCTCTACTCTAGAGGATAATTGTTAATAGTTAATACTTTAATAGTTTACATTCATCTTGTACCTGTATCTATTAGACGCTTGTCAAAGCTACGTTTATGTGCATCATCCTGTAGGTGTATGTGTTATCATATTAGGGTTTTGTACTTTGGTTTCGAATTAATATCGACTTTTGCAACTTCTTAACAGGTGCCAAAACTGAGGAACCAAAGGCTACTGGTGATTCATTAGGTCAGAAAGGTGCTGTTCTTATGGTCTGTAGGACTTGTGGGAAGAAGGGTGACCACTGGACTTCAAGGTGCCCCTACAAGGATCTTGCTCCACCGTCAGAGGGATTTGTCGACAAGCCTCCAACATCTGATGCTGCAGCTGCTGTTCCTGGTTCAACAAAGGGAGCATATGTGCCTCCTGGAATGAGAGCCGGTGCGGAGAGAACTGGATCGGACATGCGGCGCAGGAATGATGAGAACTCTGTGAGGGTCACTAACTTATCGGAGGACACAAGAGAGCCTGATTTGCTCGAACTGTTCCGCCCATTTGGTGCAGTGAGCAGAGTCTATGTTGCTATTGATCAAAAGACGGGCATGAGCAGAGGATTTGGATTTGTTAACTTTGTAAACAGAGAAGATGCACAGAGAGCAATTAACAAGCTCAATGGATATGGATATGACAATCTCATCCTCAGAGTTGAATGGGCTACCCCCAGGACAAACTAGattcttctttgttttctgcCTCTTCCTTTGAATGGTCTCTTGAAATTTTCCCTAAATTTTTGCAAGAGAATTGTATTGTCTCATCCTTTgagatttttaattatttttaaattaaagtgaACTCCAATTCAAAATCAGTTGCCATGATGAGAGAAGAGTTGTTTGCTTGGTTGCCTGATGAAAATCATATAACTAAAGTTTGATGGCCATGTTTCACTTCCGGTTGATACGACCACCATTTTTTGAGTTAAAtatgaaaattagaaaataataattggACAATCCATATTTGTATTGTCAAATAAGGATTTGATATATCTTGCCATTTCCAACTGGATCACTTATCAGTTTCTTAAGCTATATTTTCACGGAATTACAGTTTCTATTTTGTATTCAACGATGTATATGCAAGCAAAATTTTATTCAGAAACTGTTGGTTGATAAAATTCAGAtggaattataaaaaatttacatttGAAAGCCAAAATTGTTGATAAGGCTAAAATCCAAGATGGAACATGAGTGCAACTTAGTGCATAAGCTTCATTCCTTCATTCTCCTTAGCTCATTAGTATTAACTATTAACAATTAAACATAGTATAACAGGGTGCATTAGTAAAATGTGGGTTTTTATTAATgtgaggttttttttttttggtgactttaTTAATGTGAGGTTGATCAAGTTAGTGAGCATCTTAATTTCTTAATCTATATATCTCAAGTTCAAGGATCTCTTTTTATGATGGACCACGTTTTAAATATAAGTGATGAGTCCGGTTCagaaaaggaaggaaaaaaaaaaagagagcgAGAGAATTTATCGGAACACTAGCATGCTTTGGATCCACTGATCCACATGAAAATATTCATATACAACATGGAATGGTTAATtttgtgtttaaaaaaaaaaagataaagaaaaacaaataataatgtGGCCGAGATGGCGATATGGCCTTCTCTAGTAAGGACTTATCAATGACTAGTGCTTACAATTTttgtgtaaaaaaataaaaaaaatgttttttttttttttttctaatacaGAAAGTGTGCATGTGTGTGAAGGAGAAGGACCCTCCCCAAGAAGAGTACAAACCTTGGTATGtgcactctctctctctctcttcgcaAATTCTCTTTCTGGGTTGTACCATCCATGGCTTCCTTCGTTGAATCCGGTTGGCAGGTTCTGTCTTTTTCCTACATTTCACTTCATTCATTCGTTCGTTGATAAAGATCTCAACTTTGAACGCACCTCATAATTTTTACAATGTGCCCATTTAGAATTggtgtttgtttctttttcaagGTTTGACTCTTTTTTACATATTTGAACTTTgtttttccttctttcttttttgattttttccCTGTGTGATTGCAGTTTTTGATCACGCATTTCAGTGACTTtcaattggcatgttttgggaGTTTCTTTCTGCATGAGAGCGTTTTCTTCTTATCTGGACTTCCATTTGTTTGGTTCGAAAGAGCTGGATGGCTCAGCAACTATAAGATTCAGGTTTGTCTATATACTTTATATATTTAACTTTTATGATTTATCTATATATGCTTGTTTTCTCTCCTAagttgttaattgctttgtggaTGCTTTCTCAAAGCTCCAAGGATCAATGTAATTTGCTTTGGCAATGGTTGATATATTCCCTATGATAGAGTCATTGTTATTCAGctataaaatcaattttatgtattaattGTGTGATTTATTTATGTCATGTATGCAAGGAAATCAAATGGTTCTAGTTGATGATGATTTCAACCTTTTTGGTTGGTCATTCCTTAGAAAGTTTGTTCTTCCTCATCTGTATCTCCTACATAAGCAAAATTTCAATGCCAAATAGATATATCGTTCTGCATTGTTCTATGTGTTTAAAACAGTGAACATATTATGTTAATCCTCCCGAAAGTGTTCATGTTTTGTCCAgaagaaataattttttcacTCTTTCATGAATAGTAAGAGATGAATTTGTCAATTTAAAGGCCAGTGTTTTTGTTCTTCATATGTTTCAATTTCGTTAGGAATGAGATTGGGAGTTTACTTTAATATGATCATTTTTTCTTGTTGATTTGAATAGGAGAAACTTAAATATGCAGCTTCTAAGatctctttctcttttcccATTTTTGTCTTGGGAAGCTTGGTCTGTTAGATTTGAAAACTTCATTATTGCTTGCTTTCATCCAGGGGAAAAATAATAGCCCTGCAGCTCAGGAGAAATGTATCGTTCGCTTAATACTGTACCATTTTGGTGTCAATCTACCAGTCGTGATTTTTTCATATCCTGTGTTCAAATATATGGGCATGCGAAGTAGTCTTCCATTGCCATCCTGgtacttttttttcttcagagcACTTTCAATACTAATGACATTGGAGCTCCATGATAGGAGCAATATATGTAGAAATTTCTAATATATATCTTCGCTAAGCTTACAAAGAAAATATTCATTTGATTTTGCAGGAATGTAATTCTAACACAAATAATCTTTTACTTCATTTTGGAGGATTTTGTATTTTACTGGGGTCACAGGGTATTGCACACAAAATGGCTGTACAAGCATGTGCACAGTGTTCATCATGAGTGAGTATTATCTGTGTTTTGCAGTTGGTTTGTTCAATCTACTCCCTCCATTGGTTTTTATTTATCACGAATTCATCGTTACTGTTTTAGTACATCCTTGAATCAACATATATGGATACAACTTATTCACAGACATTAATCCAATTCCAAAAACAGCAGTCATAGATAAAAGAAAACAGATCACATAGAGTATTTCTTGTAAGGTTTTTTGTGATGTTCAAATATATCTTTCCATATTCTAAAGGTATGCTACACCGTTTGGACTTACTTCGGAATATGCTCATCCTGCCGAAATACTTTTCCTTGGATTTGCTACCATTATTGGCCCTGCTGTCACAGGGCCACACTTGGTAACTCTATGGTTATGGATGGTTCTGAGAGTCCTGGAGACAGTTGAAGCTCATTGTGGTTACCATTTTCCTTGGAGTCCTTCAAATTTCTTTCCATTATATGGGGGGTAAGCATCAAGTTCTTTCTCCTTCACTATATAACAATGGTTTAGTTTAGTTTCAGTATCATGCTAGCCATTGCTAAAATTTGCATGATCTCTTTTAGATCTGATTTCCATGACTATCATCACCGATTGCTTTATACCAAGTCCGGAAACTACTCGTCAACTTTTACCTACATGGACTGGTATGATATTTTGCTAAATGTATTATTAAATTTCCTTGAAGGATGAACAAGCTTTTCCTTTTAGGTATACAGTTCCACTAATAATACTGTGTGATCTATTCTTTATATCAGGATATTTGGAACAGATATAGGGTATAGA
The genomic region above belongs to Arachis stenosperma cultivar V10309 chromosome 5, arast.V10309.gnm1.PFL2, whole genome shotgun sequence and contains:
- the LOC130982478 gene encoding methylsterol monooxygenase 2-2-like: MCTLSLSLRKFSFWVVPSMASFVESGWQFLITHFSDFQLACFGSFFLHESVFFLSGLPFVWFERAGWLSNYKIQGKNNSPAAQEKCIVRLILYHFGVNLPVVIFSYPVFKYMGMRSSLPLPSWNVILTQIIFYFILEDFVFYWGHRVLHTKWLYKHVHSVHHEYATPFGLTSEYAHPAEILFLGFATIIGPAVTGPHLVTLWLWMVLRVLETVEAHCGYHFPWSPSNFFPLYGGSDFHDYHHRLLYTKSGNYSSTFTYMDWIFGTDIGYRKLKALKRATVENNQCNKIYE
- the LOC130979403 gene encoding uncharacterized protein LOC130979403; the encoded protein is MGSRTQRWSELEEDDENLDFLLPPKQVIGPDQNGIKKVIEYKFSEDGSKVKITTTTRTRKLANARLSKRAIERRSWPKFGDAIHEDVGSRLTMVSTEEILLERPKPLGAKTEEPKATGDSLGQKGAVLMVCRTCGKKGDHWTSRCPYKDLAPPSEGFVDKPPTSDAAAAVPGSTKGAYVPPGMRAGAERTGSDMRRRNDENSVRVTNLSEDTREPDLLELFRPFGAVSRVYVAIDQKTGMSRGFGFVNFVNREDAQRAINKLNGYGYDNLILRVEWATPRTN